The following are encoded in a window of Clostridia bacterium genomic DNA:
- a CDS encoding M42 family metallopeptidase: MDTQSVLHLLSVTPGPSGHERAVADRVAELFAPYCDEIRRDALGNVIALKRGSGKGPKVMWAAHMDEIGLIVREVRPDGFLRVAPIGGVDVRNIVTQEVVVHGRRDLPGIIGTKPPHLLTADQRDKVVPLHELFVDIGLDGPRAAELVRVGDVITMHREPARLQGQRFSGKAFDDRACVTAMWEGLKFLQGLRHEADVYAVATVQEEVGLRGAVTATFGVQPDVGIAIDVTFGDQPGVKKDDSAQLGGGPDITRGANIHPAVFSLLKQTAEANGIPFQVSVAPGQTGTDAWAIQVTQAGVPTGLVSVPLRYMHSTVETVDLKDIRETGRLLAHFAAACTADAARGWSHGE; the protein is encoded by the coding sequence ATCGACACGCAAAGCGTCTTGCACCTGTTGTCGGTCACGCCGGGCCCGTCCGGCCACGAGCGGGCCGTGGCGGACCGCGTCGCGGAACTGTTCGCTCCGTACTGCGACGAGATCCGCCGGGACGCGCTCGGCAACGTCATCGCGCTGAAACGGGGCAGCGGCAAGGGCCCCAAGGTCATGTGGGCCGCGCACATGGACGAGATCGGACTCATCGTCCGCGAGGTCCGGCCCGACGGGTTCCTGCGCGTCGCGCCCATCGGCGGCGTGGACGTGCGCAACATCGTGACGCAGGAGGTCGTCGTCCATGGGCGGCGGGACCTGCCGGGCATCATCGGCACGAAGCCGCCGCACCTGCTCACGGCTGACCAGCGGGACAAGGTCGTCCCGCTGCACGAGCTCTTCGTCGACATCGGCCTCGACGGGCCGCGGGCGGCGGAGCTCGTGCGCGTCGGCGACGTCATCACCATGCACCGCGAACCGGCGCGCCTCCAAGGACAGCGGTTCAGCGGCAAGGCCTTTGATGACCGCGCGTGCGTCACCGCCATGTGGGAAGGCCTGAAATTCTTGCAGGGCCTGCGCCACGAGGCGGACGTCTACGCCGTCGCCACCGTGCAGGAGGAGGTCGGCCTGCGCGGGGCCGTGACGGCCACTTTCGGCGTCCAACCGGACGTCGGCATCGCCATCGACGTCACGTTCGGCGACCAGCCCGGCGTCAAGAAGGATGATTCCGCACAGCTCGGCGGCGGGCCCGACATCACGCGCGGCGCGAACATCCATCCGGCCGTGTTCTCGCTTTTGAAGCAGACGGCGGAGGCGAACGGCATCCCCTTCCAGGTCTCCGTGGCGCCCGGGCAGACGGGCACCGACGCCTGGGCCATCCAGGTCACGCAGGCCGGGGTGCCGACCGGCCTCGTCAGCGTGCCGTTGCGGTACATGCACAGCACGGTCGAGACGGTCGACCTGAAGGACATC
- the hemW gene encoding radical SAM family heme chaperone HemW: MKWGLYVHLPFCLAKCYYCDFAVALWKPGRPEAYVDVLIQEARDVRRHGPPVRPAGAGAASCVRLPAPETPPATLYYGGGTPTVTPIDAFARLHRELVALFGLDPAAEVTVEANPETVDAAYLEQLRAIGVNRLSIGVQAVSERLLRQLGRRHDAAAVRRAVAAARRAGFANLNLDVMFGLPGQTAEDWEATLDFVLELAPEHVSAYGLQIEEGTPFHHWIRNGRLPQPDDELAARMFRRARERLSRAGYEHYEISNYARPGFASRHNLLYWENGAYLGLGVGAHSHWHGWRWGHTKNLREYREAVASGRPPTDADGARAVPAREALGDAMILGLRRIRGVDLDELAARYGEDPREVWRAELAELSGRGLLRVDGARARLTDEGLLLGNLVFEAFV, encoded by the coding sequence GTGAAGTGGGGGCTTTACGTCCACCTGCCGTTCTGCCTCGCCAAGTGCTACTACTGTGACTTTGCGGTGGCGCTGTGGAAGCCCGGGCGCCCGGAGGCGTACGTCGACGTGCTGATTCAGGAGGCGCGCGACGTGCGACGCCACGGGCCGCCGGTGCGGCCCGCGGGCGCGGGTGCGGCGTCGTGCGTCCGCCTGCCGGCGCCGGAGACGCCCCCGGCCACGCTCTATTACGGGGGCGGCACGCCCACCGTCACGCCCATCGACGCCTTCGCGCGCCTGCACCGGGAGCTCGTCGCGTTGTTCGGCCTCGACCCGGCCGCGGAAGTCACCGTGGAAGCGAACCCCGAGACGGTGGACGCCGCGTACCTTGAGCAATTGCGCGCCATCGGCGTCAACCGGCTCAGCATCGGCGTGCAGGCGGTAAGCGAGCGCCTCCTTCGACAGCTCGGCCGGCGGCACGACGCGGCGGCGGTGCGCCGCGCCGTGGCCGCCGCGCGGCGGGCGGGGTTCGCGAACCTCAACCTCGACGTGATGTTCGGCCTGCCCGGCCAGACGGCCGAGGACTGGGAGGCGACGCTCGATTTCGTCCTGGAGCTCGCGCCGGAGCACGTCTCGGCGTACGGGCTGCAGATCGAGGAGGGCACGCCGTTCCACCACTGGATCCGCAACGGCCGCCTGCCGCAGCCGGACGACGAGCTCGCCGCGCGCATGTTCCGCCGCGCCCGGGAGCGCCTCAGCCGGGCGGGCTACGAGCACTACGAGATCTCCAACTACGCGCGGCCGGGGTTCGCGTCGCGCCACAACCTGCTGTACTGGGAAAACGGCGCCTACCTCGGCCTCGGCGTGGGCGCCCACTCGCACTGGCACGGCTGGCGCTGGGGCCACACGAAAAACCTGCGCGAGTACCGCGAGGCGGTCGCGAGCGGCCGGCCTCCGACCGACGCGGACGGCGCGCGCGCCGTGCCGGCGCGGGAGGCGCTCGGCGACGCGATGATCCTCGGCCTCCGCCGGATCCGGGGCGTCGACCTCGACGAGCTCGCGGCGCGGTACGGCGAGGATCCGCGCGAAGTGTGGCGGGCGGAGCTGGCGGAGCTGTCCGGCCGGGGGCTGCTGCGCGTCGACGGCGCCCGCGCGCGGCTGACGGACGAGGGGCTGCTTCTCGGCAACCTCGTGTTCGAGGCGTTCGTGTAG
- the lepA gene encoding elongation factor 4, translating to MPDIRNFCIIAHIDHGKSTLADRLIERTGTLTAREMAEQVLDTMELERERGITIKAQAVRMVHRDAGGREFILNLIDTPGHVDFGYEVSRALAACEGALLVVDATQGVEAQTLANFHLALDHGLTMIPVVNKIDLPAADVDRARQELGELGFLPEECIPVSAKEGIGIDDVLAAIVERIPPPAGDPDAPLKALIFDSRFDPYKGVIAYVRLFDGAVRPGDRIALMQSGKTYEVTEVGVFRPHAAPVASLSAGEVGYVAAGIKTIRDCRVGDTITHADRPAAAALPGYRPVTPMVYAGVYPVDSQDYTDLREALEKLQLNDAALVFEPETSAALGFGFRCGFLGLLHLDVVQERLEREYGLNLITTAPSVVYRVRKTNGETLHVDNPAKLPDRSTIAAIEEPVVKAVIMTPNDYVGAVMELCQERRGTFVDMEYPSPDRAKLSYLLPLAEIMFDFFDQLKSRTRGYATLDYRLEGYVESDLVKLDILVNGAPVDALSVIVHRSQAATRGRRLVERLRDIIPRQQFEVPIQAAVGGKIIARETVRALRKDVLAKCYGGDVTRKRKLLEKQKEGKKRMKQIGQVEIPQEAFLAVLRTGDEE from the coding sequence ATGCCCGACATCCGCAACTTCTGCATCATCGCGCACATCGACCACGGCAAGTCCACCCTCGCGGACCGTCTCATCGAGCGGACGGGGACGCTCACCGCGCGCGAGATGGCGGAGCAGGTGCTCGACACCATGGAGCTCGAGCGCGAGCGTGGCATCACGATCAAGGCGCAGGCGGTGCGCATGGTGCACCGCGACGCCGGCGGGCGCGAGTTCATCCTGAACCTCATCGACACCCCCGGCCACGTCGACTTCGGCTACGAGGTCTCGCGCGCGCTGGCCGCCTGCGAGGGGGCGCTGCTCGTCGTCGACGCCACGCAGGGCGTGGAGGCGCAGACGCTCGCCAACTTTCACCTCGCGCTGGACCACGGGCTGACGATGATCCCCGTCGTCAACAAGATCGACCTGCCGGCGGCCGACGTGGACCGCGCCCGGCAAGAACTGGGCGAGCTCGGCTTCTTGCCGGAAGAGTGCATTCCGGTGTCCGCCAAGGAGGGGATCGGCATCGACGACGTCCTCGCGGCGATCGTCGAGCGGATCCCGCCGCCCGCGGGCGATCCGGACGCGCCGCTAAAGGCGCTGATCTTCGACTCCCGCTTTGACCCGTACAAGGGCGTGATCGCGTACGTGCGCCTCTTCGACGGCGCGGTGCGGCCCGGCGACCGGATCGCGCTCATGCAGTCCGGGAAGACGTACGAGGTGACGGAGGTCGGCGTCTTCCGGCCGCACGCCGCCCCGGTGGCGTCCCTTTCGGCGGGCGAGGTCGGCTACGTCGCCGCCGGCATCAAGACGATCCGCGACTGCCGCGTGGGCGACACGATCACGCACGCCGACCGCCCGGCGGCCGCCGCGCTGCCGGGCTATCGCCCCGTCACGCCGATGGTGTACGCGGGCGTCTATCCTGTCGACAGCCAGGACTACACCGACCTGCGCGAGGCGCTGGAGAAGCTCCAGCTGAACGACGCGGCGCTCGTCTTCGAGCCGGAGACGTCGGCGGCGCTCGGCTTCGGCTTCCGCTGCGGCTTCCTCGGCCTCCTGCACCTCGACGTCGTCCAGGAGCGCCTGGAGCGGGAGTACGGGCTGAACCTGATCACGACGGCGCCGAGCGTCGTGTACCGCGTCCGCAAGACGAACGGCGAGACGCTGCACGTCGACAACCCGGCCAAGCTTCCCGACCGTTCGACGATCGCCGCCATTGAGGAGCCGGTCGTCAAGGCCGTGATCATGACACCCAACGACTACGTCGGCGCGGTGATGGAGCTTTGCCAGGAACGGCGCGGCACGTTCGTGGACATGGAGTACCCCAGCCCCGACCGCGCGAAGCTCAGCTACCTCCTGCCGCTGGCGGAGATCATGTTCGACTTCTTCGACCAGTTGAAGAGCCGCACCCGCGGCTACGCCACGCTCGACTACCGGCTCGAGGGGTACGTCGAATCGGATCTGGTGAAGCTCGACATCCTCGTCAACGGCGCACCCGTCGACGCGCTCAGCGTGATCGTCCACCGCAGCCAGGCCGCCACGCGCGGCCGCCGGCTCGTGGAGCGGTTGCGCGACATCATCCCGCGCCAGCAGTTCGAGGTGCCGATCCAGGCCGCCGTCGGCGGCAAGATCATCGCGCGGGAGACGGTGCGCGCGCTGCGCAAGGACGTCCTCGCGAAGTGCTACGGCGGCGACGTGACGCGCAAGCGCAAGCTCCTTGAGAAGCAGAAGGAAGGCAAGAAGCGGATGAAGCAGATCGGGCAGGTGGAGATCCCGCAGGAGGCGTTTCTCGCCGTGCTGCGCACGGGGGACGAGGAGTGA
- a CDS encoding type III polyketide synthase has translation AIVASHSYTWPETLDVMGWDVSSRGLHVIFSRSIPAIVRRHVWVQTAAFLERRGVPLEAVRRFVVHPGGPKVLDAYRESFGLDEARLSAAREVLREYGNMSSPTVLFVLERALRDPPPPGAAGLVAALGPGFTSEQVLLQW, from the coding sequence GCGATCGTGGCGTCCCACAGCTACACGTGGCCGGAGACGCTTGACGTCATGGGCTGGGACGTGTCCTCGCGAGGCCTGCACGTCATCTTCTCCCGAAGCATTCCGGCCATCGTCCGGCGCCACGTGTGGGTGCAGACGGCCGCCTTCCTCGAACGGCGGGGCGTGCCTTTGGAAGCAGTCCGCCGCTTCGTCGTCCACCCGGGTGGGCCCAAGGTGCTCGACGCCTACCGCGAGAGCTTCGGCCTCGACGAGGCGCGCCTCTCCGCCGCCCGCGAGGTGCTTCGCGAGTACGGCAACATGTCCTCGCCGACGGTGCTGTTCGTGCTGGAACGCGCGCTGCGCGACCCGCCGCCGCCCGGCGCGGCCGGCCTGGTGGCGGCGCTCGGTCCCGGGTTCACCAGCGAGCAGGTGCTCCTCCAATGGTAG